One part of the Pogoniulus pusillus isolate bPogPus1 unplaced genomic scaffold, bPogPus1.pri scaffold_47_arrow_ctg1, whole genome shotgun sequence genome encodes these proteins:
- the LOC135174165 gene encoding olfactory receptor 14A16-like: protein MIQLCRVWVRATHSSSSPSAHSRRLHFKMKIEAEATLKPLQAQRQAMSNSSSITEFLLLPFAGTQQLQLLHFCLFLVIYLAALLGNSLIITTIAWHHHLHTPMYFFLMNLALLDLGAISTTVPKSMSSSLRDTRVISYAGCASQVFFFLFLLAAEYFLLTIMAYDRYVAICRPLHYGTLLGSRACAHMAAAAWACGFLYALLHTANTFSLPLCQGNAVHQFFCEIPQILKLSCSTAYLREVWAILVSACFIFGCFVFIVVSYVQIFRAVLRMPSQQGRHKAFATCLPHLAVVSLFVITVIFAYLKPPSISSTSLNLVVSVLYSVVPPAVNPLIYSLRNQELKAALSKLLTGCFQKQ, encoded by the exons atgATTCAGCTGTGCAGAGTGTGGGTCAGGGCTACTCACAGCTCCAGTTCACCCTCAGCACACTCTCGGAGGCTGCATTTCAAGATGAAGATCGAGGCAGAAGCTACCTTAAAG CCACTCCAAGCCCAGAGGCAGGCAATgtccaacagcagctccatcactgagttcctcctcctgccattcgcaggcacacagcagctgcagctgctgcacttctgcctcttcctggtCATctacctggctgccctcctgggcaacagcctcatcatcaccaccattgcctggcaccaccacctgcacacccccatgtacttcttcctcatgaatCTCGCCCTTCTTGACCTGGGTGCCATCTCCACCACCGTGCCCAAATCCATGTCCAgttccctgagggacaccagggTCATCTCCTATGCAGGATGTGCTtcccaggtctttttctttctcttcttgctCGCTGCAGAGTATTTTCTCCTCACCATCATGGCCTACGACCGCTACgttgccatctgcagacccctgcactatggcaccctcctgggcagcagagcttgtgcccacatggcagcagctgcctgggcctgtGGCTTTCTCtatgctctgctgcacacagccaatacattttccctgcccctctgccagggcaatgcTGTGCACCAGTTCTTCTGTGAGATCCCCCAGATCCtcaagctctcctgctccacagcctaccTCAGGGAAGTTTGGGCTATCCTGGTCAGTGCCTGTTTCATATTTGGCTGTTTTGTGTTCATTGTGGTGTCCTATGTGCAGAtcttcagggcagtgctgaggatgccctctcagcagggacgacacaaagcctttgccacctgcctccctcacctGGCTGTGGTGTCCTTGTTTGTCATCACTGTCATCTTTGCCTACCTGAAGCCCCCATCCATCTCCTCCACATCTCTGAATCTGGTGGTGTCAGTTCTGTACTCAGTGGTGCCCCCAGCAGTGAACCCTCTCATCTACAGCCTGAGgaaccaggagctgaaggctgccctgagcaaactgctcactggatgctttcagaagcaataa